In Alphaproteobacteria bacterium, the genomic stretch GCCAGACAGCCAACCGAAATCGCGAGGACTGAGACCGGACTCCGCCACCAGGCCGATCCAGAAGCCCAATACGCAGGCATGAAGGCAGACCATGGACAAGCCAGTTCAGATAACGTTCAAGCACCTCGACTCGGCGCCGGCGGTGGAAAACGAAATTCGGTCGCGCGTCGAGGGGCTGGAAAAGCTCTTCCCGCACATTGTCAGTTGCCGGGTGACCGTCGAAGCACCGCACCGACACCGCCGCCACGGCCAACTCTATAACGTGGGAGTTTTTCTGCACGTGCCGGGACACGACATCACGGTCAACCAGCATGACACGCGGAATGATGCTTACCAGGATATCATGGTTGCCGTGCATGACGCATTTGACGACGCCACCCGTCGTCTTCAGGACGCCGTCAATGAGATGGAAGGCAAGGTCAAGGTACACGCGCCGCCTCGGACCGGACGGATCTGTCGCCTGTTCCCCGAGGCAGATCACGGTTTCATCGAAACCCCGGAGGGCGAGGTCTATTTCCACAGGAATGCCGTGTTGAATGATGCCTTCCCGGCCTTGTCCCTTGGCGACGAGGTT encodes the following:
- a CDS encoding HPF/RaiA family ribosome-associated protein, producing MDKPVQITFKHLDSAPAVENEIRSRVEGLEKLFPHIVSCRVTVEAPHRHRRHGQLYNVGVFLHVPGHDITVNQHDTRNDAYQDIMVAVHDAFDDATRRLQDAVNEMEGKVKVHAPPRTGRICRLFPEADHGFIETPEGEVYFHRNAVLNDAFPALSLGDEVRLVVAEKESAHGYQATTVHPVGKHHPVKGGA